A stretch of DNA from Thermococcus sp.:
CAAGAAGGGTTTTCTGAGCTCGGCGGCGGTCAACCTCGTGATAACAAACGAGAGGGTCATAGCGGTCCACATCACGAGGGAAACTATCGCAAAGGGGAAGGAGAAGGCCAGCGGCATCACCGGCTACCTGGCTGGCCTTGCTGGCTACAGCGAGAGGTACTACGATATGGAGCCGGGCGAGGTACTGAAAGAGTCAGAGGAGAACTTCCTCATCCCCATGGCGGAAATCAAGGAGGTCAAGCTCAAAACCGGGGACTACGAGAGCGGGAAGATGGACGAGCTGGAGATAAAGGGACGCAGGAGCATCAAGTTCAAGGCCGACCCGGGGTCGATGAACGTGAAGAAGATCAAGGAGGCCTTCAAAGCGGCCGGCGTCAAGGTGAAGGGCGGCGGCCTCTTCAGCATCTGAGCGGAAAAATTATATTCCCCGCGTCCGAACACCTCCCATAATTCTCACGGGTGGTCATCATGGGGAAGTACTTTGGAACCAGCGGCATCAGAGAGGTCGTCAATGAAAGGCTTACTCCCGAGCTTGCCCTCAATGTTGGCAGGGCTCTGGGGACTTACCTCGGTGGGGGAACGGTCGTCGTCGGCATGGACACGAGGACAAGCGGCGAGATGCTGAAGAGGGCTCTGGTGAGCGGGCTTCTCTCTGCGGGAACGAACGTTATAGACATCGGCCTCGCACCCACGCCTCTGACCGGCTTCGCCATCAAGCTCTACGGTGCCGATGCAGGCGTAACGATCACAGCGAGCCACAACCCGCCGGAGTACAACGGCATTAAGGTGTGGCAGACCAGCGGGATGGCGTACACCCCTGAAATGGAGAACGAGCTTGAGGGTATCCTCGAATCCGGGAACTTCAGGAAGGCCCCCTGGAACGAGATTGGAAGCCTCAGAAAGGCCGACCCATCTAAAGAATACATCGAGGAAGCCCTCAAGATGGTTCACCTCGACGATTCTTACAGCGTCGTTCTCGACACCGGAAACGGTGCCGGGAGCGTTTTGTCTCCATACCTCCAGCGCGAGCTTGGAAATAGGGTCATATCGCTCAACTCCCACCCGAGTGGCTTCTTCGTGAGGGAGCTTGAGCCGAACGCGGAGAGCCTGTCCGCTTTGGCGAAGACCGTGAAGGCGATGAAGGCCGACGTCGGCATAGCGCACGACGGGGACGCGGATAGAATTGGAGTTGTGGACGACGAGGGCAACTTCGTGGAATACGAGGTTATGCTCTCACTTATAGCCGGTTACATGCTTAGGAAGTTTGGGAAGGGCAAGATTGTGACGACGGTCGATGCCGGCTTTGCCCTCGATGACTATGTTAGACCCTTTGGAGGCAGGGTTCTGAGAACCCGCGTGGGGGATGTTGCCGTCGCTGACGAGCTGGCCAGGCACGGTGGAATCTTTGGAGGCGAACCGAGCGGCACGTGGA
This window harbors:
- the glmM gene encoding phosphoglucosamine mutase gives rise to the protein MGKYFGTSGIREVVNERLTPELALNVGRALGTYLGGGTVVVGMDTRTSGEMLKRALVSGLLSAGTNVIDIGLAPTPLTGFAIKLYGADAGVTITASHNPPEYNGIKVWQTSGMAYTPEMENELEGILESGNFRKAPWNEIGSLRKADPSKEYIEEALKMVHLDDSYSVVLDTGNGAGSVLSPYLQRELGNRVISLNSHPSGFFVRELEPNAESLSALAKTVKAMKADVGIAHDGDADRIGVVDDEGNFVEYEVMLSLIAGYMLRKFGKGKIVTTVDAGFALDDYVRPFGGRVLRTRVGDVAVADELARHGGIFGGEPSGTWIMPEWNLTPDGIFAGALVLEMIDRLGPLSELAKEVPRYVTLRAKIPCPNEKKAKAMEIIAKEALKAFDYKRLIDIDGIRIENDDWWILFRPSGTEPIMRITLEAHTEEKARELMERAERLVRGAIARA